One Phycisphaerae bacterium RAS2 DNA window includes the following coding sequences:
- the selB gene encoding Selenocysteine-specific elongation factor, with translation MGMSAVATSPVSLPRQTGCILGTAGHIDHGKSTLVQALSGTNPDRLPEEQARGMTIELGFAQLNLSREDGASSPVSIGIVDVPGHERFVRTMVAGATGIDLAMLVVAADDGVMPQTREHVEILHLLGITRGLIAVTKADLVHEDRIETVRGQIAALTDGLSLAQWPVVVVSARSGLGLNALRRTIAAVAGDLPDRAEGDVFRLAIDRVFAVHGRGTVVTGSVLCGQATTQAMLELLPSRATCRVRELQSHGASAAQVGGGQRAALNLTGIDREQIERGMELATPGYLTPSRYVDARVRILRRGDQAFQSHQRVRVCMGTRETLATLVVIGARIIEPGGEALGQLRFTEPVVCAHGQRFILRNETAQFTLGGGAIIRPVARRLRRSQTDIAESLGRADSPDAQVRVEEALRDAGFEQVAPARLACATGSQIGDMPLMTAVLRDRGTLIRITPACEAHRDAIEALEARAMAMLARHHAANPMQPGILRDRFVTWLDKRSGAGIGRAIATRLEQAGRAAARGPYVADRGFQGATSPEDAALLERIVSEITAAGFDPPQWTALRALAGASKPRCKALEELARCDNRLVLMAPQQYIAASVLTQLEATVRELGSGGRRFTLAQVRDALGLSRRIVQPLLEHLDRRRFTRRVGDERVLVEGAT, from the coding sequence ATGGGCATGTCCGCGGTCGCCACATCGCCCGTGTCGCTCCCCCGTCAAACCGGATGCATCCTCGGCACGGCGGGGCACATCGACCACGGCAAATCGACGCTCGTTCAGGCGCTCTCGGGAACGAATCCGGATCGACTGCCGGAGGAGCAGGCGCGCGGCATGACGATTGAGCTGGGCTTCGCGCAGTTGAATCTATCGCGCGAAGACGGTGCTTCGTCACCCGTGTCCATCGGCATTGTCGATGTCCCCGGGCACGAGCGGTTTGTCCGCACGATGGTCGCCGGGGCGACAGGCATCGACCTGGCCATGCTGGTCGTGGCGGCGGACGACGGCGTCATGCCGCAGACGCGCGAACACGTGGAAATACTGCACCTTTTGGGAATCACGCGGGGCCTAATCGCTGTCACGAAGGCCGACCTTGTGCACGAAGATCGAATCGAGACCGTGCGCGGGCAGATCGCGGCTTTGACGGATGGTTTGTCCCTGGCGCAGTGGCCGGTCGTGGTAGTTTCGGCGCGCAGCGGGCTGGGCCTGAATGCGCTCCGGCGAACGATAGCTGCGGTGGCGGGTGATTTACCCGATCGCGCCGAAGGCGACGTGTTTCGCCTTGCGATTGACCGGGTGTTCGCGGTGCATGGCCGCGGCACAGTGGTGACCGGCTCGGTGCTGTGTGGTCAGGCGACGACGCAGGCGATGCTGGAGCTGCTCCCCTCGCGCGCAACCTGTCGGGTGCGTGAATTGCAAAGCCACGGGGCGTCGGCGGCGCAGGTCGGCGGCGGCCAGCGCGCCGCGCTGAATCTAACCGGAATTGATCGCGAGCAAATTGAGCGCGGCATGGAGCTGGCGACGCCGGGCTACCTCACGCCTTCGCGGTACGTCGATGCGCGCGTTCGCATACTGCGTCGTGGCGACCAGGCATTCCAATCGCATCAGCGCGTTCGCGTCTGCATGGGCACGCGCGAAACACTGGCCACGCTCGTCGTGATCGGTGCGCGGATCATCGAACCCGGCGGAGAAGCGCTAGGGCAACTGCGATTCACCGAACCGGTCGTCTGCGCCCACGGTCAGCGGTTCATCCTCCGCAACGAGACGGCTCAATTCACGCTCGGCGGCGGCGCGATCATTCGGCCGGTGGCGCGGCGTCTGCGCCGCTCACAGACAGACATAGCGGAGTCACTGGGGCGGGCCGATTCGCCCGATGCACAGGTTCGCGTTGAAGAGGCCCTGCGCGACGCGGGTTTCGAGCAAGTCGCGCCGGCGAGGCTCGCCTGCGCAACCGGCAGCCAGATCGGTGACATGCCTTTGATGACAGCGGTACTGCGTGACCGCGGTACGCTAATTCGCATCACGCCTGCGTGCGAAGCGCATCGTGACGCGATCGAGGCACTGGAGGCCCGCGCGATGGCCATGCTGGCGAGGCATCACGCTGCCAATCCGATGCAACCGGGCATTCTGCGCGATCGGTTTGTCACGTGGCTGGACAAGCGAAGCGGAGCGGGGATCGGTCGTGCCATTGCAACCCGACTCGAACAGGCCGGTCGCGCGGCGGCGCGCGGGCCGTACGTCGCGGATCGCGGGTTTCAGGGCGCAACGTCGCCGGAAGACGCCGCGTTGCTGGAGCGAATCGTGAGCGAGATCACGGCGGCGGGATTCGATCCTCCGCAGTGGACAGCGCTTCGCGCCTTGGCCGGCGCATCCAAGCCCCGCTGCAAGGCGCTGGAAGAACTGGCGCGGTGCGACAATCGGCTCGTGCTCATGGCGCCACAGCAATACATTGCCGCTTCGGTGTTGACGCAATTGGAAGCGACGGTTCGGGAACTCGGATCGGGCGGTCGACGGTTTACGCTGGCGCAGGTTCGCGATGCCCTGGGACTCTCGCGCCGCATTGTACAGCCGCTGCTGGAGCATTTGGATCGCAGGCGGTTTACGCGACGCGTCGGCGACGAGCGCGTGCTGGTTGAGGGCGCAACATGA
- a CDS encoding lipoprotein NlpI: MKSDGDEDAIIRAIEHALDQNNPNRAMRLLNVVQEAESRDVTLWIRVAYSALNSEQFQQALEAAHKAVSIDPMSANAHTVLGHCFEELGLMEQAENAFTRGIELSPSDPRYVFLGVSKRRLGKDDEAEIAFRSALWRNGKNEEAAFNLAVCLREKSPDEAMSLLKQAVHIAPDYADAYREMSFILGRSGQYAEAILCARNAIRHNPEDAWSWVYIAAALAEIQEHDEAERAYLKAIELDPTEPAFCFLLGNYYRHLCIIDKAVRAYQSAIDLDPENLKYKSSIAIVTQEQHRGDKALDGDAS, encoded by the coding sequence ATAATTCGTGCCATCGAGCATGCTCTGGATCAGAACAATCCCAATAGGGCAATGCGCCTTCTGAATGTCGTCCAAGAAGCTGAGTCGCGAGATGTTACTCTTTGGATTAGGGTGGCTTACTCTGCATTGAATTCAGAGCAATTCCAACAAGCACTTGAAGCTGCACACAAGGCTGTATCAATTGATCCGATGTCGGCCAACGCTCACACTGTCTTAGGACATTGCTTCGAAGAGCTGGGGTTAATGGAACAAGCAGAGAATGCCTTTACGCGAGGTATCGAACTTTCACCAAGTGATCCGCGATATGTCTTCCTTGGAGTATCAAAGAGGCGATTGGGAAAGGATGATGAGGCTGAAATTGCATTCCGCAGCGCACTGTGGCGTAATGGCAAGAACGAAGAAGCTGCGTTTAATCTAGCCGTCTGCCTACGTGAGAAGTCACCCGATGAGGCAATGAGTCTATTGAAACAAGCTGTTCACATTGCCCCAGATTACGCAGACGCCTATCGCGAGATGAGTTTCATTCTGGGGAGAAGCGGGCAATACGCTGAAGCAATACTCTGCGCACGAAATGCAATTCGACATAACCCCGAAGACGCATGGTCTTGGGTCTATATTGCAGCCGCATTAGCCGAAATCCAAGAGCACGACGAGGCCGAACGTGCATACTTGAAAGCCATTGAATTAGACCCAACTGAACCTGCTTTTTGCTTTCTTCTAGGAAACTACTATAGGCACCTCTGTATTATTGATAAGGCTGTTCGAGCATATCAAAGTGCGATTGATTTAGACCCGGAGAACTTGAAATATAAGAGTTCAATTGCGATCGTTACGCAGGAGCAGCACCGTGGAGATAAAGCGTTGGATGGCGATGCCAGTTGA
- the ychF gene encoding Ribosome-binding ATPase YchF, producing the protein MKFALIGPMQSGKSTLFSAITGQPYDTGHAPAERLASVPVPDKRLDYLAEVYKPKKYTPAQLEFLDIPGFSLADAGGVAEFRKAMQSVRKCDGIVAVVRGYESPNVAPYRGRVKPSADVDELHAELIFADLEQVTNRVEKLEKSVQKPTKTRDAELRELAMMKRVREALESEAPVSSAIHNDEERGIAASFGFLTLKPVIVVVNVGEADVGKPPPFEHPHARATIALAAEIEMEVSQLEPADRAAFLADLGISEPAQARLIRACYDAVGLISFLTCGEDEVRAWTITKGTTAVDAAGKIHSDIQRGFIRAETVAYADFEANKDMKGVKAANKVRLEPKHYVVLDGDIINFRFNV; encoded by the coding sequence ATGAAGTTTGCTCTCATCGGCCCGATGCAGTCGGGCAAGTCAACGCTTTTCTCCGCGATCACGGGCCAGCCCTATGACACCGGTCACGCCCCGGCCGAGCGCCTGGCGTCCGTGCCGGTTCCCGACAAGCGGCTGGACTACCTGGCCGAGGTTTACAAGCCCAAGAAATACACGCCGGCGCAACTGGAGTTTCTGGACATCCCGGGCTTCTCGCTTGCCGATGCCGGCGGCGTGGCGGAGTTTCGCAAGGCGATGCAGAGCGTCCGCAAGTGCGACGGCATCGTGGCGGTCGTGCGCGGCTACGAGTCGCCGAACGTCGCGCCTTATCGGGGACGGGTCAAACCCAGCGCCGACGTGGACGAACTGCACGCCGAGCTGATCTTCGCCGACCTTGAACAGGTGACGAATCGCGTGGAGAAACTTGAAAAGAGCGTCCAGAAGCCGACCAAGACGCGCGACGCCGAGCTGCGCGAGCTGGCCATGATGAAGCGCGTGCGCGAAGCGCTGGAAAGCGAGGCGCCCGTCTCGAGCGCCATCCACAACGACGAGGAGCGCGGCATCGCCGCGAGCTTCGGCTTTCTCACGCTCAAGCCGGTCATCGTCGTCGTCAACGTCGGCGAGGCCGATGTCGGCAAGCCGCCGCCCTTCGAGCATCCGCACGCCCGCGCGACCATCGCCCTTGCCGCCGAAATCGAAATGGAGGTTTCGCAGCTCGAGCCGGCCGACCGCGCCGCGTTCCTCGCCGACCTGGGAATCAGCGAGCCGGCCCAGGCGAGGCTGATCCGAGCGTGTTACGACGCCGTCGGCCTGATCTCATTCCTCACCTGCGGCGAGGACGAGGTCCGCGCCTGGACGATCACAAAGGGCACGACGGCCGTCGACGCCGCGGGGAAGATCCACAGCGATATTCAGCGCGGGTTCATTCGCGCCGAGACGGTCGCGTATGCCGATTTCGAGGCGAACAAGGATATGAAAGGCGTCAAAGCCGCGAACAAGGTCCGCCTGGAGCCCAAGCACTACGTGGTGCTCGACGGCGACATCATCAATTTTCGGTTCAATGTGTAG